The following proteins come from a genomic window of Athalia rosae chromosome 1, iyAthRosa1.1, whole genome shotgun sequence:
- the LOC105683687 gene encoding uncharacterized protein LOC105683687 — MPGVCPRCLREVYFAEEKLALGKVWHIFCFSCRNCRKLLDSCTVATHGGELFCRNCCTRLFTPSVQPPSPPPTSDLTVEHRNPPFPSSRVPVSACDSFSDCCCCCCCPEDCSVAEVPSNLREYNRLDKQRLRGGGGEEIDEPEDFRLVEETRRCSEGDCSNLGIVSSITTLCNAPSSPTAVTTWYNRQHSASQSTFGGQNCVKRHSVRSSGTPIPCTPAANFRSNNSDCLNSNSNCVDGGKKLPGVRRPGSPYRPRIQQNQQQHLLQQQQSQSQSQQQVELPLQSREQEQVQKQEQHLTQQKDQELHHQNQRESQQQLKDIPCNRKSRNNRRHSPLRYSASDVPEEADSPTSESTTCRMKMPNDNNGNCNHSNVSPSSTPLNSQSAGNNPNNYTSSNGTPYETCYEMDDVNVPSGYTPGAGNASNYKNNCSQGLLEDGEQRSSNFDDEEDQSRLRGGCGGCGSRSGGCGTCGGCGPPIGPCPPRNDCREPSTSCGAPSCDPPCGTRPGCCAPAGCRPICRKPARSCCPPCTSEPQGCGGGGCCGGGCRGGCGKPGRLCMPLRPCSAPPCQPQVCRPRGSPCMPPRGCAPTPPCCKPPGVTFRPSCGTGGGGPCCRSKSPQRGCCGSSQQDDIGCGYCGSCKLPPGCECLGGGLDCQRCGRKVYQAEMQIASGVPYHNICFSCFCCRKPLEPLTYQENCGEIYCKHCYVRNFGPQGYGYGAGAGVLQTPM; from the exons ATGCCCGGGGTATGCCCGCGCTGCCTTCGCGAGGTTTACTTcgctgaagaaaaattggcccTCGGAAAAGTTTGGCACATATTCTGCTTCTCGTGTC GTAATTGTCGCAAATTGTTGGACAGTTGCACAGTGGCAACGCACGGTGGAGAATTATTCTGTAGGAATTGTTGCACTCGACTCTTTACCCCATCCGTTCAACCCCCGTCACCACCTCCGACGTCGGATCTGACAGTGGAGCATCGAAATCCTCCGTTTCCTTCATCTCGTGTACCGGTCTCTGCCTGTGATTCTTTTTCtgattgctgctgctgctgttgctgtccTGAAGATTGCTCCGTCGCAGAGGTTCcatcgaatctgagagaatataATCGCCTGGATAAACAACGTCTCCGAGGCGGGGGGGGCGAGGAAATAGATGAACCAGAGGATTTCAGACTAGTCGAAGAAACTCGTCGTTGTTCAGAAGGCGATTGTTCAAATCTTGGGATCGTCTCATCGATCACCACGTTGTGCAACGCGCCATCCAGTCCAACCGCTGTTACGACTTGGTACAATAGGCAACATTCTGCATCTCAGAG TACTTTCGGTGGACAGAATTGCGTGAAACGACACTCGGTACGATCATCTGGTACTCCGATTCCTTGCACCCCGGCCGCAAATTTTCGCAGCAACAACAGCGACTGCTTGAACAGCAATAGCAATTGCGTtgacggaggaaaaaagttGCCCGGTGTCAGGAGACCCGGAAGTCCTTACCGACCTCGCATTCAAcaaaatcaacaacaacatttgctacagcagcagcagtcgcAGTCACAGTCGCAACAGCAAGTAGAGCTGCCATTGCAGTCGCGTGAACAAGAGCAGGTTCAAAAACAAGAACAGCATCTGACCCAGCAGAAGGACCAGGAACTGCACCACCAAAATCAACGGGAATCGCAGCAGCAGTTGAAGGACATCCCTTGCAATCGAAAGAGTCGAAACAATCGCCGTCATTCGCCGCTGAGATATTCAGCAAG CGACGTACCGGAGGAAGCTGATTCTCCGACGTCCGAATCAACCACCTGCCGGATGAAGATGCCAAATGACAACAACGGCAATTGCAATCACAGCAACGTATCGCCCAGCAGCACTCCGttaaactcacaatcagccggAAACAATCCAAACAATTATACCAGCAGCAATGGAACTCCCTACGAAACATGCTACGAAATGGACGATGTTAACGTCCCATCGGGATACACTCCCGGGGCTGGCAACGCGTCCAACTACAAGAACAACTGTTCGCAAGGATTGTTAGAAGACGGAGAGCAACGTTCCTCTAAtttcgacgacgaagaagaccAATCGCGATTACGCGGTGGCTGCGGAGGATGCGGTAGCCGGAGCGGAGGATGCGGTACATGCGGAGGGTGCGGACCACCAATCGGTCCGTGTCCGCCGCGCAACGATTGTCGCGAGCCATCAACATCGTGCGGGGCGCCTAGCTGCGATCCACCTTGCGGAACTCGCCCCGGATGCTGTGCCCCGGCCGGATGTCGTCCGATTTGCAGAAAACCTGCTCGATCGTGTTGTCCGCCTTGTACGTCCGAACCGCAAGGTTGCGGTGGCGGCGGATGTTGCGGGGGTGGTTGTCGCGGTGGATGCGGAAAACCGGGTCGACTTTGTATGCCCTTGAGACCGTGCAGCGCTCCGCCCTGCCAACCTCAGGTTTGCAGACCCCGAGGGTCTCCTTGTATGCCACCGCGGGGTTGTGCGCCAACACCGCCTTGCTGCAAACCTCCCGGTGTCACGTTTCGCCCTAGTTGTGGTACCGGCGGAGGTGGACCCTGCTGCCG GTCGAAGAGCCCCCAAAGAGGATGCTGCGGTTCGTCCCAGCAAGATGACATCGGGTGCGGATACTGCGGATCCTGCAAATTACCTCCTGGCTGCGAGTGTCTCGGGGGTGGACTTGACTGTCAACGGTGCGGGCGCAAGGTGTACCAGGCCGAAATGCAG ATCGCCTCCGGAGTTCCCTATCACAACATTTGCTTCAGTTGTTTCTGCTGTCGAAAGCCACTGGAGCCGCTGACTTATCAAGAAAATTGCGGCGAGATTTATTGCAAGC ATTGCtacgttcgaaatttcggacCACAAGGTTACGGATACGGTGCAGGCGCCGGAGTTCTACAGACTCCGATGTAG
- the LOC105683737 gene encoding RNA 3'-terminal phosphate cyclase: MASPLKIDGSLGEGGGQVLRIALSLSALYRIPIEIINIRAGRSKPGLAAQHLKGVELVKQMCNARVNGTYIGSTRLEFWPDSLRNYNKEIRADIQTAGCICLLAQVAIPCALFLRCSNPINLILKGGTNVPMGPSIEYLTEVFKPLLNKFGATFEFTVVKRGYFPKGGGEVHLSISPVKKLNAVTLLEPGHPVSISGWAYVAGTVNIAEANQMAVEAKKTISKKLDENKISVPPINIETYREDRSMAVGNGSGINIVCRTSTDCTFGGCGLGSSSQTSAGVIAAQEILVPLTERGCVDEHLQDQMIILMALASGRSKIRTGTRELTCHTKTAIQVAELMLRDKGLSFHCSKEQNEDGGPETFVVECEGLALTNDSKSDVS; the protein is encoded by the exons ATGGCCTCTCctttaaaaattgatggaagtCTGGGCGAAGGG GGTGGGCAAGTGCTGCGGATAGCGTTGAGCCTGAGCGCACTCTACAGAATACCTATAGAGATTATCAACATCCGAGCTGGTCGATCGAAGCCTGGCTTAGCAGCACAACATCTGAAAG GCGTTGAGCTGGTTAAACAAATGTGCAATGCGAGAGTTAATGGGACCTATATTGGATCAACGCGTTTGGAATTCTGGCCTGATTCCCTACGAAACTACAATAAAGAAATTCGCGCAGACATTCAGACAGCAGGCTGCATTTGCCTTTTGGCTCAGGTGGCAATACCCTGTGCTCTGTTCCTACGCTGTTCAAACCCTATCAACTTGATCCTCAAAGGAGGGACTAATGTTCCAATGGGTCCATCCATAGAGTATCTCACTGAAGTCTTCAAGCCCTTGCTCAATAAATTTGGAGCAACTTTTGAGTTTACAGTAGTCAAAAG GGGGTACTTTCCAAAAGGTGGTGGAGAGGTCCACCTCAGCATATCCccagtaaaaaaattgaatgctGTGACATTATTGGAGCCAGGTCATCCAGTCAGTATTTCAGGGTGGGCTTATGTTGCAGGAACTGTCAACATTGCT GAAGCAAATCAGATGGCTGTTGAAGCAAAGAAAACCATAAgtaaaaaattagatgaaaataaaatatctgtgCCACCTATCAATATTGAAACTTACAGAGAAGACAGAAGTATGGCAGTAGGGAATGGATCTGGCATCAA TATAGTTTGCCGAACAAGTACTGACTGTACATTCGGAGGTTGTGGTTTAGGTTCTTCATCTCAAACCTCCGCAGGGGTAATTGCTGCCCAAGAAATTCTCGTTCCCCTTACAGAACGAGGATGCGTCGACGAACATTTACAAGATCAG ATGATTATTCTAATGGCTTTGGCTTCTGGACGATCCAAAATAAGGACAGGAACTAGAGAGTTGACTTGTCACACTAAAACGGCGATCCAAGTTGCTGAGCTGATGCTTCGCGACAAGGGTCTTAGCTTTCACTGTTCCAAGGAGCAAAATGAAGATGGAGGCCCAGAAACATTCGTCGTGGAGTGTGAAGGGCTTGCACTGACCAATGACAGTAAGTCAGATGTCTCCTGA
- the LOC105683736 gene encoding GDP-Man:Man(3)GlcNAc(2)-PP-Dol alpha-1,2-mannosyltransferase: protein MLSIYCITSSLISTLKILLIICITGLTCTLIILPILIIYGKHHFAKKRNGRSHKETVAGFFHPYCNAGGGGERVLWAAIKAIQTKWPNIHIAVYTGDLNAEPEQIIKRAEKSFNIQLNPGIEFIYLHKRKWVDASLYPYFTLLGQSLGSVLLGLEALNNLQPDMYIDTMGYAFTYPLFKYIGGCRVACYTHYPTISTDMLRHVYRRVISHNNRRIIARNPFLSAAKIAYYKFFAAIYGWCGRCAETVMVNSSWTEDHINAIWNCPLKTHRVYPPCDVKHLTQLPLLTMEEKHGIIKIVSVGQFRPEKDHPLQLRALYELRSIVSDDLWERIRMVFIGSCRDADDEARVKDMQDLAKHLALDENVEFKLNAPYSELVKELQEGTIGIHAMWNEHFGIGIVECMAAGLIMVAHASGGPKADIVETQRSSQTGFLAENPEEYAKIMAYIMSMHAKDRDGIRTAARASVNRFSSENFETEFTRAVEPFFRQKQE from the exons ATGCTGAGCATTTACTGCATAAC atCCTCGCTAATCTCGACATTGAAAATCCTGTTGATCATCTGTATTACTGGGTTGACATGCACACTGATAATTCTAccaattttgataatttacgGAAAACATCATTTTGCCAAGAAGCGAAATGGCAGATCACACAAAGAAACAGTGGCTGGCTTCTTCCACCCATATTGTAATGCTGGCGGTGGAGGTGAACGAGTTCTGTGGGCTGCTATCAAAGCCATACAAACTAA ATGGCCAAACATACATATTGCGGTATATACTGGAGACTTGAATGCCGAGCCAGAGCAGATCATtaaaagagcagaaaaatcattcaacaTTCAGTTGAACCCAGGAATTGAATTCATATATCTACACAAAAGAAAATGGGTCGATGCTTCCCTGTACCCATATTTTACGTTGCTAGGTCAAAGTCTTGGATCTGTGTTGCTAGGTCTCGAGGCTCTGAACAATTTACAACCTG atatgtatatcgatACAATGGGATATGCGTTTACATATCCCTTATTCAAGTATATCGGTGGCTGTCGCGTTGCATGTTACACTCATTATCCCACAATTTCTACCGATATGTTGAGACATGTGTATCGTAGAGTTATATCTCACAACAATCGACGCATAATAGCAAGAAACCCTTTTCTATCAGCTGCTAAGATTGCATACTACAAATTCTTTGCTGCC ATATACGGTTGGTGTGGCAGGTGTGCTGAGACTGTGATGGTGAATTCTTCATGGACCGAAGACCACATCAATGCGATATGGAACTGCCCACTGAAGACTCATAGGGTCTATCCTCCTTGTGACGTAAAACACCTGACGCAATTGCCACTTCTCACCATGGAAGAAAAACATGGAATCATTAAGATTGTGTCTGTTGGCCAATTTAGACCTGAAAAAGACCATCCGTTACAATTGAGGGCTCTGTACGAACTTAGATCTATAGTCAGTGACGACTTATGGGAAAGG ATTCGGATGGTATTTATTGGCTCATGTCGCGACGCCGACGATGAGGCCAGAGTAAAAGACATGCAAGATTTGGCAAAACATTTGGCACTAGATGAGAATGTGGAATTTAAACTGAACGCACCTTATTCCGAATTAGTGAAGGAATTGCAAGAAGGCACAATAGGAATCCATGCAATGTGGAACGAGCACTTCGGCATTGGCATTGTAGAATGTATGGCTGCAGGACTAATCATGGTGGCACACGCGTCTGGTGGTCCCAA agCTGATATCGTAGAAACTCAGCGAAGTAGTCAGACTGGTTTCTTAGCGGAAAACCCAGAAGAGTACGCAAAAATAATGGCATACATCATGAGCATGCATGCCAAAGATAGAGACGGAATAAGAACTGCAGCAAG AGCCTCCGTCAACCGATTTTcaagtgaaaattttgaaacagaATTCACAAGGGCGGTTGAACCTTTCTTTCGACAAAAACAAGAATGA